From the Streptomyces syringium genome, one window contains:
- a CDS encoding iron ABC transporter permease produces MTVTASPPATRPPAAASRTGAATAVAVLVLLLVGLALADITQGTAAVGAPEVWKALTGRADPGDASVVISSRLPRMAAGLLVGVVLGMAGAALQAVSRNVLASPDTLAVNAGSYLALGLVSVTGVSLPLFAHSGVAFVGGLAAAAVVLGLSGLGTGAVRLVLAGSSLTLGLTAVTEGLLLLFPQQTEGLFQWNQGSIAQHGFDAVLQMTPVGIIGLVGLLLVARRVDALALGDDAARGLGVPVRGTRITVVVLATLLSAAAVTLAGPIGFVGLCAPALVRPVARRLRAFTRARASIPVAGLAGAVLVLGSDVLLRAFVPADVAVAVPTGVATCVAGAVLLIVMATRVKDTAGATATERLRIRSRAVFLATTAVLAVALVGVMIAAVLLGDSKLLLGDVVNWAQGRAGRTVGFVLDTRVPRVLAALLAGAALALAGTLVQAVTRNPLAEPATLGVSGGASLGAVLVVTTVPSVGSWGIAGAAFAGAAVISVVVFGLAARGGFQQNRLVLVGFGAATGTSALISLLIVLTDPFNATKALTWLSGSTYGRTLPDVAPLAAVLAVGLLVAVLSRTELDLLALDEDTPRLLGLDLARGRLAFLLLGVLLSATAVAAAGLIGFVGLVAPHAARALVGRRHARVVPVSVLLGALLVCTADLVGRTVIAPAQLGAGLMTAVIGTPYFLYLLMRGRR; encoded by the coding sequence ATGACCGTCACCGCCTCACCTCCCGCAACCCGTCCGCCGGCGGCCGCCTCCCGGACGGGCGCGGCCACGGCGGTGGCCGTTCTGGTCCTCCTCCTCGTGGGCCTCGCGCTCGCCGACATCACGCAGGGCACGGCCGCGGTGGGCGCCCCCGAAGTCTGGAAGGCGCTCACCGGCCGGGCGGACCCGGGCGACGCGTCCGTCGTCATCTCCTCCCGGCTGCCGAGGATGGCCGCGGGGCTGCTCGTCGGCGTCGTACTCGGCATGGCGGGCGCCGCCCTCCAAGCGGTCAGCCGCAACGTACTCGCCTCGCCCGACACCCTCGCGGTCAACGCCGGTTCCTATCTGGCCCTCGGCCTGGTCTCGGTCACCGGCGTCTCGCTCCCCCTCTTCGCGCACTCCGGCGTCGCGTTCGTCGGCGGCCTCGCGGCGGCGGCCGTCGTGCTCGGCCTGTCCGGCCTGGGCACGGGCGCCGTACGGCTCGTCCTCGCCGGCAGCTCCCTCACCCTCGGCCTGACCGCCGTCACCGAAGGGCTGCTCCTGCTGTTCCCCCAGCAGACCGAGGGCCTCTTCCAGTGGAACCAGGGCAGCATCGCCCAGCACGGGTTCGACGCCGTGCTCCAGATGACGCCGGTCGGCATCATCGGGCTCGTCGGGCTGCTGCTCGTCGCCCGTCGCGTCGACGCCCTGGCGCTCGGCGACGACGCCGCCCGGGGCCTGGGCGTCCCCGTCCGCGGCACCCGGATCACGGTGGTGGTGCTCGCGACGCTGCTCTCCGCGGCCGCCGTCACGCTCGCCGGCCCGATCGGCTTCGTCGGCCTGTGCGCTCCCGCCCTCGTCCGCCCCGTGGCCCGCAGGCTCCGCGCGTTCACCCGCGCGCGTGCGAGCATTCCGGTCGCGGGCCTGGCCGGTGCGGTGCTGGTCCTCGGCTCGGACGTGCTCCTGCGCGCCTTCGTGCCGGCGGACGTCGCCGTCGCCGTGCCGACGGGCGTCGCCACCTGCGTCGCCGGCGCCGTGCTCCTGATCGTGATGGCCACCCGGGTCAAGGACACCGCCGGAGCCACCGCGACCGAACGTCTGCGCATCAGGAGCAGGGCCGTCTTCCTCGCGACCACAGCCGTACTGGCGGTGGCTCTCGTCGGCGTGATGATCGCCGCCGTGCTGCTGGGCGACAGCAAACTGCTGCTGGGCGACGTGGTGAACTGGGCCCAGGGCAGGGCCGGCCGGACCGTCGGCTTCGTCCTCGACACCCGGGTGCCCCGGGTCCTCGCTGCGCTCCTCGCGGGCGCGGCGCTCGCCCTGGCCGGGACGCTCGTCCAGGCCGTGACCCGCAATCCGCTCGCGGAGCCCGCCACCCTGGGCGTCTCCGGCGGGGCCTCCCTCGGCGCCGTGCTCGTCGTGACGACGGTGCCGTCGGTCGGCTCGTGGGGAATCGCCGGAGCCGCGTTCGCGGGTGCCGCGGTCATCTCCGTCGTCGTCTTCGGACTCGCGGCGCGGGGCGGTTTCCAGCAGAACCGGCTCGTCCTCGTCGGGTTCGGCGCCGCCACCGGGACCTCCGCCCTGATCAGCCTGCTCATCGTCCTCACCGACCCGTTCAACGCGACGAAGGCCCTCACCTGGCTGTCGGGCTCCACCTACGGGCGGACCCTGCCGGACGTGGCGCCGCTCGCGGCCGTACTCGCCGTAGGTCTGCTCGTCGCGGTGCTCAGCCGCACCGAACTCGACCTCCTGGCGCTGGACGAGGACACCCCCCGGCTCCTGGGGCTCGACCTGGCACGCGGGCGCCTGGCCTTCCTCCTGCTGGGCGTCCTGCTCAGCGCCACCGCCGTGGCAGCCGCGGGCCTGATCGGCTTCGTGGGTCTGGTGGCACCGCACGCGGCCCGGGCCCTGGTCGGCCGTCGGCACGCCCGGGTGGTCCCGGTCTCGGTGCTGCTGGGCGCCCTGCTCGTCTGCACCGCGGACCTGGTGGGACGAACCGTGATCGCGCCGGCCCAGCTGGGCGCCGGACTGATGACCGCGGTGATCGGCACGCCGTACTTCCTGTATCTGCTCATGCGCGGCCGCCGGTAG
- a CDS encoding iron-siderophore ABC transporter substrate-binding protein, producing MRRLLLTAAATAAALALTACGTTEPAADDAKKKTAEPITLTDVKGAKVELDGPAKKVVGTEWNVVESLVSLGVAPAGVADVKGYKTWNTAVPLKNDPKDIGTRGEPSTDTIAALSPDLIVATDDLKPAVVKQLRKVAPVLEVRAADASDPIGQMTKNLDLIAKATGTTQQAEKLKKDFQAKLGEGKKALADAGHGGAKYAFADGYVVSNQVSIRPFTSGSLIGAVNEKLGLKNAWTVEGDKSYGLGSTDVEGLTKLDDDVQFAYIGSDGDKNSTPFDGVLAKDSAWTSLPFVEKGNVHRLPDGIWMFGGPQAMGKYVDSVVEALKKK from the coding sequence ATGAGACGCCTCCTCCTCACCGCTGCCGCCACCGCCGCGGCCCTCGCCCTGACCGCCTGCGGAACGACCGAGCCCGCCGCGGACGACGCGAAGAAGAAGACCGCCGAGCCCATCACCCTCACCGACGTGAAGGGCGCGAAGGTCGAGCTCGACGGCCCGGCCAAGAAGGTCGTCGGCACCGAGTGGAACGTCGTCGAGAGCCTGGTCTCGCTGGGCGTCGCCCCCGCCGGCGTCGCCGACGTCAAGGGCTACAAGACCTGGAACACCGCGGTCCCGCTCAAGAACGACCCCAAGGACATCGGCACCCGCGGTGAGCCGAGCACGGACACCATCGCCGCCCTGTCGCCGGACCTCATCGTCGCCACCGACGACCTCAAGCCGGCCGTCGTGAAGCAGCTGCGCAAGGTCGCCCCGGTCCTGGAGGTGCGTGCCGCCGACGCCTCCGACCCGATCGGGCAGATGACCAAGAACCTCGACCTCATAGCCAAGGCCACCGGCACCACGCAGCAGGCGGAGAAGCTCAAGAAGGACTTCCAGGCGAAGCTGGGCGAGGGCAAGAAGGCGCTCGCCGACGCCGGTCACGGCGGGGCGAAGTACGCCTTCGCCGACGGTTACGTCGTCTCCAACCAGGTCTCGATCAGGCCGTTCACGAGCGGTTCGCTGATCGGAGCGGTCAACGAGAAGCTCGGTCTGAAGAACGCCTGGACCGTCGAGGGCGACAAGAGCTACGGGCTCGGCTCCACCGACGTCGAGGGCCTCACCAAGCTCGACGACGACGTGCAGTTCGCCTACATCGGCAGCGACGGCGACAAGAACAGCACGCCGTTCGACGGTGTCCTGGCGAAGGACTCCGCGTGGACGTCGCTGCCGTTCGTGGAGAAGGGCAACGTCCACCGGCTGCCCGACGGCATCTGGATGTTCGGCGGCCCCCAGGCGATGGGCAAGTACGTCGACTCCGTCGTCGAGGCCCTGAAGAAGAAGTAG